From Synechococcus sp. A10-1-5-1, a single genomic window includes:
- a CDS encoding DUF4330 domain-containing protein, protein MPVLSRRFSLVDAGAAAAVVLAIGGVLWSPKLSGAVARATGGLQPVTVFVDVRNVPVANPSALIAGAKEQGKVAIVIRNQPHGSVTVDDVIPLQRQLAAVFADGKVVTAPDPNQNQLGNLDARFVLKGEGRKGAGGVVFGNQTLKIGAPIELEGRAFRLNGSVSGLQLGQS, encoded by the coding sequence ATGCCTGTGTTGTCGCGTCGTTTCTCGCTGGTGGATGCGGGGGCTGCGGCGGCTGTGGTCCTGGCTATTGGCGGTGTGCTCTGGAGTCCCAAGCTGAGTGGTGCCGTCGCCCGTGCCACCGGTGGTCTCCAACCCGTCACGGTGTTTGTGGATGTCCGCAACGTACCGGTGGCCAACCCGTCGGCCTTGATCGCTGGTGCAAAGGAGCAGGGCAAGGTCGCGATCGTGATCCGCAACCAACCCCATGGTTCGGTGACCGTGGATGACGTCATTCCGCTGCAACGGCAATTGGCTGCGGTCTTCGCTGACGGCAAGGTGGTCACCGCGCCAGATCCCAACCAGAACCAGCTCGGCAACTTGGACGCCCGCTTTGTTCTCAAAGGAGAAGGGCGTAAGGGTGCAGGCGGCGTCGTCTTCGGCAACCAGACCCTGAAGATTGGAGCACCGATTGAACTAGAGGGCCGTGCGTTCCGGCTGAACGGTTCAGTCTCTGGTCTCCAGCTCGGTCAGTCCTGA
- a CDS encoding DUF1995 family protein, which produces MLPADLRRAEAEAVEAILAALASQTKGFWTAEFRFEGLRILPVALRLLSALTHAHSDARLVFPDAGAAALAKRDAAEQAAGITELSGIKRLQQADGGSDGLLVLVAPTPADYEDVEAVCALHRGSVVLLNGKLEDAAVGIGTVARERRKGFLSGWQSAYALIPTGDGALRRAFPQDWQLYRQDPDGYRFVREFEAKPDAEQMTDALEGEGGGVVRGLKAVDRLIEGLQN; this is translated from the coding sequence ATGCTCCCCGCCGATCTGCGACGTGCTGAAGCCGAAGCCGTCGAAGCGATTCTGGCTGCCTTGGCTAGCCAGACCAAGGGCTTCTGGACCGCTGAATTTCGCTTTGAGGGACTGCGCATCCTCCCGGTGGCCCTTCGTTTGTTGAGCGCCCTGACCCACGCCCATTCCGATGCACGCCTGGTCTTCCCCGATGCGGGGGCTGCTGCCTTGGCGAAGCGTGATGCGGCGGAGCAGGCGGCTGGCATCACCGAACTCAGTGGAATCAAGCGCCTCCAGCAAGCCGATGGCGGCAGTGATGGCCTTCTGGTCCTTGTGGCACCAACCCCAGCGGACTATGAGGATGTGGAGGCGGTCTGTGCCCTGCACCGCGGCAGTGTTGTGCTGCTGAACGGCAAATTGGAAGATGCCGCAGTCGGCATTGGCACTGTTGCCCGAGAGCGCCGCAAGGGCTTCCTGTCTGGTTGGCAATCCGCCTATGCCCTGATCCCGACAGGCGATGGGGCACTGCGACGCGCCTTTCCCCAGGATTGGCAGCTCTACCGCCAGGATCCCGATGGCTACCGCTTCGTTCGGGAGTTTGAGGCGAAGCCGGATGCCGAGCAGATGACCGATGCCCTCGAGGGTGAAGGCGGCGGAGTGGTCCGTGGCCTCAAAGCCGTCGACCGCCTGATTGAGGGTCTGCAGAACTAG
- a CDS encoding N-acetylmuramoyl-L-alanine amidase — MVRLVPQQHLRVPYRRAMGLALIALAALASIPLWQRDSQPTKRLLPGLPNARPAPVPPAQAAWISPLQKQCEVNDRALVARLKTQQQGYRSALKRVRIDPSNYSQRVPYDAFGNPLETTPSLVVLHETVFGLQSALNTFIKHNPRDEDQVSYHLLIGENGDAVEALHPRFRAYGAGFSAFDGEWAVLNPDLPGSTNNFALHLSLETPLDGENNAQAHSGYSSAQYDALAVALADWMKRYSIPAERITTHRHVDLGAERADPRSFNWTALQQRLAALGMLC; from the coding sequence ATGGTCCGACTCGTTCCGCAGCAGCACCTTCGAGTCCCCTATCGACGGGCGATGGGCCTCGCTTTGATTGCGCTGGCAGCCCTGGCCTCAATTCCCCTTTGGCAGCGCGACTCTCAGCCAACAAAACGCCTGCTACCCGGGCTGCCCAATGCCCGCCCCGCTCCGGTCCCCCCAGCGCAGGCCGCCTGGATCAGTCCGCTGCAGAAGCAGTGTGAGGTCAATGATCGTGCCCTTGTGGCTCGACTCAAGACGCAACAACAGGGCTATCGCTCCGCGCTCAAACGCGTGAGGATCGATCCGTCTAACTATTCCCAGCGTGTTCCTTACGACGCCTTCGGCAATCCACTGGAAACAACGCCGTCACTTGTGGTTCTGCACGAAACGGTGTTCGGTCTCCAATCAGCGCTGAACACTTTCATTAAGCACAACCCCAGGGATGAAGACCAGGTCAGCTATCACCTCTTGATCGGTGAGAACGGCGACGCCGTTGAAGCCTTGCATCCCCGCTTTCGTGCCTATGGAGCTGGCTTTTCAGCCTTTGATGGTGAATGGGCAGTGCTGAACCCAGATTTGCCCGGCTCCACGAACAATTTCGCTTTACACCTCAGCCTGGAAACACCCCTGGACGGGGAGAACAATGCTCAAGCCCACAGTGGTTACAGCTCTGCGCAGTACGACGCTCTCGCTGTCGCCCTAGCCGACTGGATGAAGCGTTATTCCATCCCGGCGGAGCGGATTACAACGCACCGGCATGTGGACCTCGGCGCGGAACGTGCCGATCCACGCAGTTTCAACTGGACGGCCTTGCAGCAACGCTTAGCCGCCCTGGGGATGCTCTGCTGA
- a CDS encoding cysteine desulfurase family protein: MTLDLRRYLDCAATTPVLPEVQAEIQRVDREAWANPSSLHGFGLAAAEQLERSREQIAGLLGCSGQLIFSSGGSESIHLALQGSAAELWDQQSNPPRLLLSAVEHPATEAAAQQLQRQGWTVERIPVSPQGLIDLDALRHHLARPTQLVSLIWGQSEVGALQPLQEIGDLCREAGVLLHVDAVQVAAQRPIDFDALPIDLMSVASHKLNGPRGVGALLVREGIKLRPIQSGGGQERGLRSGTEPVALIAGFAKALELLQVRRFKDGQDPMPSLRDRLLSAVLQVPGLQLTGPDPRAHPKLRLANHLSLLVRAADGRPLSGRAVVRELSRSGYAISSGSACSSSRAAGSPVLEAMGIDSHWSASGIRLSLGYWHTESDLQDIPEALRLAIASVAAD, translated from the coding sequence ATGACCTTGGATCTGCGCCGATACCTCGACTGCGCAGCTACAACCCCGGTACTGCCAGAGGTACAGGCGGAGATCCAGCGCGTTGATCGCGAAGCCTGGGCGAATCCCTCAAGCCTCCACGGCTTCGGCCTAGCGGCTGCTGAGCAGCTCGAGCGCAGCCGTGAGCAGATCGCCGGCCTGCTCGGTTGCAGCGGTCAGCTGATTTTCAGCTCAGGTGGCTCAGAGTCGATTCATCTCGCGCTCCAGGGTTCTGCTGCGGAGCTCTGGGATCAGCAAAGCAACCCGCCACGGCTCTTGCTCTCAGCCGTTGAGCATCCCGCCACCGAAGCGGCGGCGCAGCAGCTCCAGCGACAGGGCTGGACCGTAGAGCGAATCCCTGTGAGCCCTCAAGGTCTGATCGATCTGGACGCCTTGCGCCACCACCTGGCGCGGCCGACCCAATTGGTTTCGCTCATCTGGGGTCAGAGCGAGGTCGGTGCGTTACAGCCGCTCCAGGAGATCGGAGACCTCTGCCGCGAGGCGGGCGTGCTCCTTCACGTCGACGCCGTTCAGGTGGCGGCTCAACGCCCCATTGATTTCGACGCTCTCCCGATCGATCTGATGAGTGTGGCCAGCCACAAGCTCAACGGTCCCCGTGGGGTCGGCGCTTTGTTAGTTCGTGAGGGGATCAAGCTCCGCCCGATTCAGTCCGGTGGTGGCCAGGAGCGGGGCCTGCGCTCCGGCACTGAACCGGTGGCCTTGATCGCTGGCTTTGCCAAAGCCCTCGAGCTGCTCCAGGTCCGGCGCTTCAAGGACGGGCAGGATCCGATGCCCTCCCTGCGCGATCGCTTGTTGTCCGCAGTGCTGCAGGTCCCTGGCCTGCAACTCACAGGCCCTGACCCACGCGCCCATCCAAAATTGCGCCTGGCGAATCACCTCAGCCTGCTCGTGCGGGCGGCAGATGGCCGGCCCCTGTCTGGGCGCGCTGTCGTCCGGGAACTCTCGCGGTCCGGCTATGCCATCAGTAGTGGTTCAGCTTGTAGTAGCTCCAGGGCTGCTGGTAGCCCTGTTCTTGAGGCGATGGGCATTGATTCGCACTGGTCGGCCAGTGGGATTCGTCTCTCCCTTGGTTACTGGCACACCGAGTCCGATCTTCAGGACATTCCGGAAGCGTTGCGCTTGGCCATCGCGTCGGTGGCGGCTGATTAG
- the dapF gene encoding diaminopimelate epimerase: protein MFQFSKYQGLGNDFLMLDGRQSGDTEFLFGLTPDLVVQLCDRRFGVGGDGVILALPPNAGGELRMRIFNADGTEPEMCGNGIRCLARFLADCDGDGPGRTWQIDTLAGRIVPELLPDGTIRVDMGAPFLNPSDIPTTLEVGEARLPMGELEIDGERFAVAAAGMGNPHVVVPVDAVAEIDLDRFGSQLEVHPAFPAKTNVHFVEVLSPSHLVMRVWERGAGPTLACGTGACATLVACHLLGLSERTARLDLPGGPLQIHWDAINGKVFMDGPAEHVFDGSIPDPAAVAAARQQAAGGLRSDHSEADLPAVEQPQGSGRSEKGIDCSTVCANGCIRPENCPSEAARAKVAELLNNTSLDDLVTIATNSLESRTRARFERET from the coding sequence GTGTTCCAATTCAGCAAGTACCAAGGGCTTGGTAACGACTTCTTGATGCTCGACGGGCGTCAATCCGGCGATACCGAATTTCTCTTTGGCTTGACCCCAGATCTGGTGGTTCAGCTCTGTGACCGGCGTTTTGGTGTCGGAGGGGACGGCGTGATCTTGGCGCTGCCGCCAAACGCCGGGGGGGAACTGCGGATGCGCATCTTCAACGCCGATGGCACCGAACCCGAAATGTGCGGCAATGGCATCCGCTGCCTGGCGCGCTTCCTGGCGGATTGCGATGGGGACGGCCCTGGGCGCACCTGGCAGATCGACACTCTGGCTGGGCGCATCGTCCCGGAACTGCTCCCCGACGGGACGATCCGTGTGGACATGGGGGCTCCTTTTCTCAACCCCAGCGACATCCCTACAACCCTGGAAGTCGGGGAGGCCCGACTTCCCATGGGTGAGCTGGAGATTGATGGGGAGCGGTTTGCCGTGGCGGCCGCTGGCATGGGGAACCCCCACGTGGTCGTTCCCGTGGATGCCGTCGCTGAGATCGATCTCGATCGCTTTGGCAGTCAGCTGGAGGTGCACCCTGCCTTCCCCGCCAAGACCAATGTTCACTTCGTTGAGGTGCTCTCGCCTTCGCACCTGGTGATGCGGGTCTGGGAGCGCGGAGCTGGTCCAACGCTGGCCTGTGGCACCGGCGCGTGCGCCACGTTGGTGGCCTGTCACCTCCTGGGTCTCTCCGAGCGCACGGCTCGCCTGGATCTCCCGGGTGGACCACTTCAGATCCATTGGGATGCCATCAACGGCAAGGTCTTTATGGACGGGCCGGCCGAGCACGTTTTTGACGGTTCGATCCCTGACCCGGCGGCTGTTGCCGCTGCGCGCCAGCAGGCCGCTGGAGGGCTTCGCTCGGATCATTCCGAGGCGGATCTGCCAGCAGTCGAACAGCCGCAAGGCTCAGGGAGGAGCGAGAAAGGGATTGATTGCTCCACGGTCTGCGCCAATGGCTGCATTCGCCCAGAGAATTGCCCAAGCGAGGCTGCACGGGCCAAGGTCGCTGAACTGCTGAACAACACCTCGTTGGATGACCTGGTGACGATTGCCACCAACTCCCTCGAATCGCGCACGCGGGCCCGTTTTGAGCGGGAGACATGA
- a CDS encoding glucose-6-phosphate isomerase — protein MSSSPSAPALDPASQWQRFCSQLWHNQTLGFWLDVSRMGLDEPTLASLRPRFSQAFEAMAALESGSIANADEQRQVGHYWLRNPDLAPDAASGQHIQAEVDRIESFGRDVLSGAIGNGSGQTFTDVLWIGIGGSGLGPLLMIRALQDPGAGLPFHFFDNVDPDGMRRTLASLGGRLKTTLVIVVSKSGGTPEPHIGMLQARRAVETAGGSWSQQAVAVTMVDSKLDREAKDAGWLARFDMFDWVGGRTSITSAVGLLPGVLIGSDIREFLAGAAEMDAVTRVADFDQNPAALLAAAWYSACGGKGLRDMVVLPYRDRLEVFSRYLQQLVMESLGKKLDRNGQVVHQGIAVYGNKGSTDQHAYVQQLRDGVDNFFVTFVEVLEDPGDIPPLEGENPGDFLDGFLQGTRSALTEEGRFNLSITMQRLNAHSLGALIALFERAVGLYGELVNVNAYHQPGVEAGKKAAAALLDLQSRLEMVMADQREHTLAELQTKLDLETAEPLYWILRHLCANRRHISANGDWGQPESLVFIHD, from the coding sequence ATGTCTTCCTCCCCCTCTGCTCCCGCTCTGGATCCCGCAAGCCAGTGGCAGAGGTTTTGCAGCCAGCTCTGGCACAACCAGACGCTTGGATTCTGGTTGGACGTCAGTCGCATGGGCCTCGACGAGCCCACCCTGGCGTCCTTAAGACCCCGGTTTAGTCAGGCCTTTGAGGCCATGGCGGCTCTGGAATCGGGCTCGATCGCCAACGCCGATGAGCAGCGCCAGGTCGGTCACTACTGGCTCCGCAATCCTGACCTTGCGCCCGACGCTGCCAGTGGTCAACACATCCAGGCTGAGGTCGATCGGATCGAGTCCTTTGGTCGTGATGTCCTCAGCGGTGCCATTGGCAATGGTTCAGGGCAGACCTTTACCGATGTGCTCTGGATTGGGATCGGTGGTTCTGGCCTCGGCCCCCTGCTGATGATTCGGGCCCTTCAGGACCCCGGGGCCGGACTGCCGTTCCACTTCTTTGACAACGTGGATCCCGACGGCATGCGCCGGACCCTGGCTTCCCTTGGTGGGCGCCTGAAAACCACCCTGGTGATCGTCGTCAGCAAGTCCGGCGGCACCCCGGAACCCCATATCGGCATGCTCCAGGCTCGCCGGGCGGTGGAGACCGCTGGTGGCAGCTGGTCTCAGCAGGCGGTTGCTGTGACGATGGTGGACAGCAAACTCGACCGTGAGGCCAAGGATGCCGGTTGGCTGGCCCGCTTCGACATGTTCGATTGGGTCGGTGGACGCACCAGCATCACCAGTGCGGTTGGCTTGCTTCCGGGCGTCCTGATTGGCTCGGACATTCGCGAGTTTCTTGCTGGTGCCGCTGAGATGGATGCGGTCACCCGCGTTGCTGACTTCGATCAAAACCCCGCGGCGCTTCTGGCCGCCGCTTGGTACTCGGCGTGTGGTGGCAAAGGGCTGCGCGACATGGTGGTCCTCCCTTACCGCGATCGTCTGGAGGTCTTCAGTCGCTATCTCCAACAGCTTGTGATGGAGAGCCTGGGTAAAAAGCTGGACCGCAACGGTCAGGTCGTGCACCAAGGCATTGCTGTCTACGGCAATAAGGGTTCAACGGACCAACACGCCTACGTGCAGCAACTCCGTGACGGTGTCGACAATTTCTTTGTCACCTTTGTCGAGGTCCTTGAGGATCCAGGCGATATTCCGCCACTCGAGGGTGAGAACCCCGGAGATTTCCTTGATGGTTTCCTGCAGGGGACTCGCTCAGCCCTCACTGAAGAGGGTCGCTTCAACCTGAGCATCACGATGCAGCGACTGAATGCCCACAGCTTGGGTGCCCTGATTGCGCTGTTTGAGCGTGCCGTTGGTTTGTACGGCGAGTTGGTGAATGTGAACGCCTACCACCAGCCCGGCGTTGAGGCCGGCAAGAAGGCCGCAGCTGCACTCCTTGACCTGCAATCCAGGTTGGAGATGGTCATGGCTGACCAAAGGGAGCACACCCTGGCGGAACTGCAGACGAAACTGGATCTAGAGACCGCAGAGCCGCTCTACTGGATCCTCCGCCACCTCTGTGCCAACCGCCGTCACATCTCAGCCAACGGGGACTGGGGTCAGCCCGAGTCCCTCGTCTTTATCCACGACTGA
- the leuS gene encoding leucine--tRNA ligase, producing the protein MSESSRYQPQATEAGWQRAWKANGLHSTPEVKAGDEAFYALSMFPYPSGNLHMGHVRNYVITDVVARIQRLRGKKVLHPMGWDAFGLPAENAAIERGVDPGAWTDQNIASMREQLDQLGLSIDWDREVATCHADYYRWTQWLFLQFLEAGLAYQKDATVNWDPIDQTVLANEQVDSEGRSWRSGALVEKRKLRQWFLKITDYAQQLLDDLSQLDGWPERVRTMQANWIGRSTGAELHFTVVDAGGQDTEERVTVFTTRPDTLFGASYVVLAPEHPLVPALTTVAHQTEVEAFCDLVSRQSEQDRTAEDKPKRGVPIGSQVRNPANGELIPIWIADYVLAEYGTGAVMGVPAHDQRDFLFARQYELPVKQVIIPEGSDEHAFEGGAWTESGVLIHSAGFDGLTNTAAKTAITKAGEEGGWAKGKVQFRLRDWLISRQRYWGCPIPVIHCESCGVVPVPCEQLPVELPRDIAFSGKGGSPLAQLERWVNVDCPCCGKPARRETDTMDTFMCSSWYFLRYSDAKNSQLPFAKNAVDQWLPVDQYVGGIEHAILHLLYSRFFTKVLRDRGLLGFDEPFQRLLTQGMVQGITYKNPKTGKYIPPSEVADATDPRDPLTGDPLDTFFEKMSKSKYNGVDPAVVVDKYGADTARMFILFKAPPEKDLEWDDADVEGQFRFLQRIWRLAETARERGLSLAHGAGSAEAVAEAMASATPLSTAEQELRRAVHTAIQEVTDDLDGDVQFNTAVSELMKLSNAMGTHLADSSDVFACEALRTLLILLAPFAPHLAEELWLKLGGRNGDDTLADTSIHTQRWPESDVSALVRDTVPLVIQIKGKVRGNLEVPADADKATLERLALESDIAAKWLEGKAPSRVIVVPGKLVNLVP; encoded by the coding sequence GTGAGCGAGTCCAGCCGCTACCAACCCCAGGCCACAGAGGCCGGCTGGCAACGGGCCTGGAAGGCAAACGGGCTGCACAGCACCCCAGAGGTCAAGGCCGGCGATGAGGCGTTTTACGCCCTTTCGATGTTCCCTTACCCCTCAGGGAACCTGCACATGGGTCACGTCCGTAACTACGTGATCACCGATGTGGTCGCCAGGATTCAACGCTTACGCGGAAAAAAGGTCTTGCATCCGATGGGATGGGACGCCTTTGGCCTGCCCGCCGAGAACGCCGCCATTGAACGGGGCGTGGATCCCGGTGCCTGGACCGATCAGAACATCGCTTCCATGCGGGAGCAGCTTGATCAGCTCGGGCTCTCCATCGATTGGGATCGGGAGGTGGCCACCTGCCACGCCGATTACTACCGCTGGACCCAATGGCTCTTCCTGCAATTCCTTGAGGCAGGACTGGCCTATCAAAAAGATGCCACGGTCAATTGGGATCCGATTGACCAGACCGTGCTCGCCAACGAGCAGGTGGATAGCGAGGGGCGCTCCTGGCGCTCCGGTGCGCTGGTGGAGAAGCGCAAACTGCGCCAGTGGTTCCTGAAAATCACCGACTACGCGCAGCAGCTGCTCGACGACCTCTCCCAGTTGGACGGCTGGCCTGAGCGGGTGCGCACAATGCAGGCCAACTGGATTGGTCGGAGCACAGGGGCTGAACTGCACTTCACCGTTGTCGATGCCGGCGGTCAGGACACTGAGGAGCGTGTCACCGTTTTCACCACCCGGCCGGACACCTTATTTGGTGCGAGCTATGTGGTCTTGGCACCCGAGCATCCCTTGGTCCCGGCCCTAACGACCGTTGCTCACCAAACGGAGGTGGAGGCCTTCTGTGACCTGGTCTCACGCCAAAGCGAGCAGGATCGCACCGCAGAGGACAAGCCCAAGCGCGGTGTTCCGATCGGTTCACAGGTGCGGAACCCCGCCAATGGCGAACTGATCCCGATCTGGATTGCTGACTACGTCCTGGCCGAATACGGGACGGGGGCCGTGATGGGCGTACCAGCCCATGACCAACGCGATTTCCTTTTCGCCCGCCAGTACGAACTTCCCGTCAAGCAGGTGATCATTCCCGAAGGCAGTGATGAACATGCCTTTGAAGGGGGTGCATGGACCGAGTCCGGAGTGCTGATCCACTCGGCGGGCTTCGATGGTTTGACCAACACAGCCGCCAAAACCGCCATCACGAAGGCCGGAGAGGAGGGCGGCTGGGCGAAGGGGAAAGTCCAGTTCCGCCTTAGGGATTGGTTGATTTCAAGGCAGCGCTACTGGGGGTGCCCAATCCCGGTGATTCACTGCGAGAGCTGCGGTGTTGTTCCTGTCCCCTGCGAGCAACTTCCAGTCGAACTCCCTAGGGATATTGCCTTCAGTGGCAAGGGCGGCTCGCCACTCGCCCAGCTGGAGCGTTGGGTCAACGTCGATTGCCCCTGTTGCGGCAAACCTGCCCGGCGGGAGACCGACACGATGGACACCTTCATGTGCTCCAGCTGGTACTTCCTCCGTTACAGCGACGCCAAGAACAGCCAGCTGCCGTTCGCAAAGAACGCTGTTGATCAGTGGTTACCTGTCGATCAATACGTTGGCGGCATCGAGCACGCCATTCTTCATCTCCTCTACTCCCGCTTTTTCACGAAGGTGCTGAGGGATCGAGGCCTCCTGGGTTTCGACGAGCCTTTCCAACGCCTCCTCACCCAAGGGATGGTCCAGGGCATCACCTACAAAAACCCAAAAACGGGCAAGTACATCCCCCCCTCCGAGGTGGCGGATGCCACTGATCCTCGTGATCCACTCACAGGAGATCCCCTCGACACCTTCTTCGAGAAGATGTCGAAGTCCAAGTACAACGGCGTCGATCCTGCTGTCGTGGTCGACAAGTACGGCGCCGACACGGCGCGGATGTTCATCCTGTTCAAAGCACCCCCAGAGAAGGATCTCGAGTGGGATGACGCCGATGTGGAAGGCCAGTTCCGCTTCCTGCAGCGCATCTGGCGCCTGGCGGAAACCGCCCGAGAGCGGGGTCTGAGCTTGGCTCATGGAGCAGGTTCGGCTGAGGCCGTGGCCGAGGCCATGGCCTCAGCCACACCCCTTTCTACGGCCGAGCAGGAGCTTCGCCGCGCCGTGCACACCGCCATCCAAGAGGTCACCGACGACCTCGATGGAGACGTTCAGTTCAATACGGCGGTCTCGGAGCTGATGAAACTGAGCAACGCCATGGGGACCCACCTGGCGGACAGCTCCGACGTCTTCGCCTGTGAAGCCCTTCGCACGCTGTTGATCCTGCTCGCACCCTTTGCACCGCACTTGGCGGAAGAGCTTTGGCTGAAGCTCGGCGGCCGCAACGGTGATGACACTCTCGCTGACACCAGCATCCACACGCAGCGTTGGCCCGAAAGCGACGTCTCAGCCCTTGTCCGGGACACAGTCCCCCTGGTGATTCAGATCAAGGGCAAGGTTCGAGGCAACCTTGAGGTCCCAGCGGATGCTGACAAGGCGACCCTGGAGCGGCTGGCCCTAGAAAGCGACATTGCGGCGAAATGGCTCGAGGGCAAAGCCCCCAGCCGAGTCATCGTCGTCCCTGGGAAACTGGTGAACCTGGTGCCTTAA
- a CDS encoding helicase DnaB: MAWFGAATTALASLAAYPFVQSSLRSGNGVAVDRIDSSSHSDPTSFSPEELQELQRRFGVHGPQPPLARLFTKGVDQFTPLRNHTVSRLQSLQPVIQQQSRRTGLNPMLLAAILFDEMQHAKPGEDHPLAAHSGLFSTHGPAQLGLSEMEKQGLLRPNASPTEIQDARNQLLHPERNVELLAGKMMRLLKLLEREARETNNVSRSHRHAKTVATLAYLHNGKLDYPARILRYMQDPELHGIVYGRTKKPMPPLI; encoded by the coding sequence TTGGCGTGGTTTGGGGCGGCAACCACCGCCCTGGCCAGCTTGGCTGCCTACCCGTTTGTTCAATCCAGTTTGCGTTCCGGCAACGGCGTTGCCGTTGATCGGATCGACAGCAGTAGCCACTCGGATCCGACAAGCTTTAGTCCAGAGGAACTCCAGGAACTCCAGCGCCGTTTTGGCGTTCATGGTCCTCAACCACCGTTGGCACGCCTGTTCACCAAAGGGGTCGACCAGTTCACCCCCTTGCGGAACCACACGGTCTCGCGGCTGCAGTCACTGCAGCCCGTCATTCAGCAGCAAAGCCGCCGTACTGGGCTGAATCCAATGCTCCTGGCGGCCATTTTGTTTGATGAAATGCAGCACGCCAAGCCCGGAGAGGACCACCCGTTAGCAGCCCATTCGGGACTGTTCAGCACCCATGGACCGGCCCAGTTGGGGCTGAGCGAGATGGAGAAACAAGGGCTGTTGCGCCCCAATGCCAGTCCCACTGAAATCCAGGATGCCCGCAATCAGCTCCTCCATCCAGAGCGAAATGTTGAGCTCTTGGCCGGAAAGATGATGCGCCTCTTGAAGTTGCTGGAGCGCGAAGCCAGAGAAACCAACAACGTCAGTCGCTCCCATCGCCACGCCAAAACCGTAGCGACCTTGGCCTATCTCCATAACGGCAAGCTGGACTATCCGGCTCGGATCCTGCGCTACATGCAAGATCCAGAACTCCACGGAATCGTCTACGGGAGAACGAAAAAGCCGATGCCCCCACTGATCTGA